The Arachis duranensis cultivar V14167 chromosome 2, aradu.V14167.gnm2.J7QH, whole genome shotgun sequence genome has a window encoding:
- the LOC107472768 gene encoding WRKY transcription factor 22-like gives MDDDWDLHAVVRGCATISSTSSTTTTTTSTTTTSYQPPPSSSCGFFNEQQSNVFSVSNNNPFELRSSIQELQHNHNLCKPFFFKSQPFQSFQSSSSSSSPPNSALTQHKQQQQNCNNGKNPHHAGSATTPRSKRRKNQLKNVCQVSAENLSSDVWAWRKYGQKPIKGSPYPRGYYRCSSSKGCLARKQVERDRSDPTKFIVTFTGVHNHPAPTHRNSLAGSSRQKLQTPEIATTGDTEMVLTMKPVSILASPSTSGVEEEAETEATPAQKSESEEDNMEDYLMNDDDGGFEETEFGSPDMEITDDFFEGLDELTTATDGDSCFSTSVPNPSLPPFVANSAATAAGGS, from the exons ATGGACGACGATTGGGATCTCCACGCCGTTGTTAGAGGCTGCGCCACCATTTCCTCCACCTCTTCCACTACCACTACCaccacctccaccaccaccacttccTACCAACCTCCACCTTCTTCTTCATGTGGGTTCTTTAACGAACAACAAAGCAATGTTTTTTCGGTTTCCAACAACAACCCTTTTGAATTAAGAAGCTCCATTCAGGAACTTCAGCATAATCATAATCTTTGCAAGCCTTTCTTCTTCAAATCACAGCCTTTTCAGTCTTTTcaatcctcttcttcttcatcatcaccaCCCAATTCAGCTCTGACACAACATAAACAGCAGCAACAGAATTGTAATAACGGTAAGAACCCTCACCATGCAGGTTCAGCTACCACCCCACGATCTAAAAGAAG GAAGAATCAGCTTAAGAACGTTTGTCAAGTTTCAGCTGAGAATCTCTCCTCAGACGTATGGGCATGGAGGAAATATGGACAGAAACCCATCAAAGGTTCACCATATCCAAG AGGATATTATAGATGTAGCAGCTCAAAAGGATGTTTGGCTAGAAAACAAGTTGAAAGGGACAGATCAGATCCAACAAAGTTCATAGTTACATTCACTGGTGTACACAACCACCCTGCTCCAACTCATAGAAACTCACTTGCTGGCTCTTCACGCCAAAAGCTACAAACACCTGAAATAGCCACTACAGGGGACACTGAAATGGTCCTCACAATGAAGCCGGTCTCGATTTTGGCTTCTCCTTCCACTTCAGGAGTGGAAGAAGAGGCTGAAACCGAGGCCACACCGGCACAGAAGTCGGAGAGCGAAGAGGACAACATGGAGGATtatttgatgaatgatgatgatggtgggtTTGAGGAAACTGAGTTTGGTTCACCAGATATGGAGATAACTGATGATTTCTTTGAAGGGTTGGATGAACTGACAACAGCCACTGATGGAGACTCATGCTTTTCAACAAGTGTTCCTAATCCTTCCCTTCCTCCTTTTGTGGCCAATAGTGCTGCCACTGCTGCTGGTGGTAGCTGA